A stretch of Monomorium pharaonis isolate MP-MQ-018 chromosome 7, ASM1337386v2, whole genome shotgun sequence DNA encodes these proteins:
- the LOC105827883 gene encoding piwi-like protein Siwi produces MSKQERGYDIDEPSTSTSYRKKPYDRGSESERAPSRGIVKKIKQEDDPQPSTSQYVPMEIKEEESEIKSEIKSESGSTKETRSRRKLEPIFVSKPSTLVTKKGTSGEHTMLQSNHFKLPTVPNWRLYQYRVDFEPEEMRTFIRKGMLKLHKDKVGPYIFDGTVLYTSTRLPDKMEFTSVRQSDNVPVNIVICFVGPLSPEDPHFVVIFNIIMRKCLEYLRLQLVGRDYYDANNKVIINQFRLELWPGYITSIRQYENDVLLCAEISHKVMRQETLLHILIDCRRRSDNYKAEFSSYVLGIMVLTDYNNYTYKIEDVDFETCPASTFPMKNGEHISYQEYYRKKYKIEITNPTQPMLVTKTKRKGNAGQELVYLVPELCRATGLTESMKENFHLMKALAHHTCIAPASRIEKLMRFNHRLRGEPKVIQELQDWNMTLERNLVEIPGRVLPNIPLSVANGTINKGQQHGNFNQRGDWSRDMQRAYLLHSKELRNWIVITSSRSEGMTWEFVKMIKNVSRSISFRVEDPHIESLYDDKASAYTEKLETILSKYAPDLIFCVVSNSRTDRYAAIKKKCCLDRPVPSQVFLQKNLNGRNTMSIATKVAIQMNCKLGGAPWTIDNDLKGLMTIGFDVCRDSRTTSKDFLAMVATVDQRLTRYFSSISLYSSSEDLADQLCVNLSKAVMAYRSYNKALPMHLVIYRDGVSEGQVRQVYETEVERLKKKLEEMYYGPNFKMIFIIVTKKINVRLFKYKNNPPIGTVVDDVITNPLRYDFYLVSQQVRQGTISPTSYNVIYDNTGLDADTIQTLTFKLTHIYYNCSSTVRVPAPCHYAKKLSFLVGRFLHRPPSSQLENRLFFL; encoded by the exons ATGTCCAAACAAGAGAGAGGTTATGATATTGATGAACCCTCTACCTCTACCTCGTATCGTAAAAAACCATACGATAGAGGCTCAGAGTCG gaaCGAGCACCATCAAGAGGAATTGTTAAA AAAATTAAGCAAGAAGATGATCCTCAACCGAGCACATCCCAATATGTACCAATGGaaattaaagaagaagaaa GTGAAATTAAAAGTGAGATTAAAAGTGAAAGTGGCTCGACAAAAGAGACACGTAGTCGACGTAAGCTGGAGCCTATTTTTGTTAGTAAACCAAGTACCTTAGTAACTAAAAAAG gTACATCTGGAGAACATACAATGCTGCAATCTAATCATTTCAAATTACCTACTGTACCAAATTGGCGTTTATATCAGTATCGGGTTGATTTCGAACCTGAAGAAATGCGTACATTTATTCGAAAAGGCATGCTTAAGTTGCATAAAGATAAAGTTGGACCATATATTTTTGACGGCACTGTCCTATATACAAGTACCCGTTTACCAgat aaaatggAATTTACATCAGTGAGACAATCCGATAATGTACCTGTCAATATTGTAATATGTTTCGTGGGACCATTGTCGCCAGAGGATCCacattttgttgtaatttttaatataattatgaggAAGTGTTTGGAATATTTGCGCTTACAACTGGTGGGCCGTGATTACTACGACGCTAATAATAaa GTGATCATAAATCAATTTAGATTGGAATTGTGGCCAGGCTATATTACATCTATCAGACAATATGAAAATGATGTTCTACTGTGTGCAGAAATATCACATAAAGTTATGCGTCAAGAAAcgctgttacatatattaatagattGCCGCAGACGCAGTGATAACTATAAG GCTGAATTCTCTAGTTATGTTCTTGGAATTATGGTTCTTACGGACtacaataattatacgtacaaaatcGAAGATGTAGACTTTGAAACATGTCCTGCTTCCACTTTTCCCATGAAAAATGGTGAACATATATCTTATCAAGAAtactatagaaaaaaatataaaatagaaattactAATCCTACGCAACCAATGTTGGTTACGAAGACCAAACGTAAAGGAAATGCAGGACAAGAACTAGTGTACCTAGTCCCAGAATTATGTCGTGCTACAG gTTTGACTGAGAgtatgaaagaaaatttccACCTTATGAAAGCTTTAGCTCATCATACTTGTATTGCACCTGCATCCCGTATTGAAAAACTTATGAGATTTAATCATAGACTTCGTGGAGAACCAAAAGTCATTCAAGAATTGCAGGACTGGAATATGACATTGGAACGAAATCTTGTGGAGATTCCTGGTCGGGTATTGCCTAATATTCCACTTTCGGTTGCTAATGGCACCATTAATAAAGGACAACAACATggtaattttaatcaaagagGAGATTGGTCACGGGATATGCAGAGAGCATATTTATTGCATTCTAAGGAGTTAAGAAACTGGATAGTAATCACAAGTTCTCGAAGTGAAGGAATGACATGg gagtttgtaaaaatgataaaaaacgtGTCGCGAAGTATATCATTCAGAGTCGAGGACCCGCATATCGAATCTTTATACGATGATAAAGCAAGCGCATATACTGAGAAGCTTGAAACAATTCTTAGTAAATACGCTCCAGATTTAATATTCTGCGTAGTGAGCAATTCTCGGACTGATCGTTACGCAgctattaagaaaaaatgttgtttaGATAGACCTGTACCATCACAagtttttctacaaaaaaatttaaatggaaGAAATACAATGAGTATTGCTACAAAAGTAGCAATTCAAATGAATTGTAAATTGGGTGGCGCTCCTTGGACGATCGACAATGATTTAAAGGGATTGATGACTATTGGTTTTGACGTGTGCCGTGATTCAAGAACGACGAGCAAAGATTTTT tGGCTATGGTAGCAACTGTAGATCAAAGACTGACGCGATATTTCAGCTCCATTAGTTTATATAGTAGCAGTGAAGATCTTGCAGATCAACTCTGTGTAAATTTATCCAAAGCTGTGATGGCGTATCGCTCCTATAATAAAGCCTTACCTATGCACCTTGTTATCTATCGTGATGGTGTCAGTGAAGGTCAGGTTCGTCAGGTTTACGAAACTGAAGTGGAAAGGCTGAAAAAGAAGCTTGAGGAAATGTATTATGGtcctaattttaaaatgatctTTATCATCGtgacgaaaaaaattaacgttcgacttttcaaatataaaaataatccaCCGATTGGTACAGTTGTCGACGATGTTATAACGAATCCGCTTAGATACGACTTTTATCTTGTATCACAACAGGTTAGACAGGGTACAATTTCACCAACGTCATATAACGTTATCTACGATAATACGGGTTTAGATGCTGACACGATTCAAACTCTTACTTTTAAGTTAACtcatatatactataattgCTCAAGTACTGTTCGTGTACCAGCGCCATGCCATTACGCAAAGAAGTTATCGTTCTTAGTGGGACGATTTCTTCATCGGCCCCCAAGTTCACAGCTGGAAAATCGattgtttttcttataa